A segment of the Aromatoleum aromaticum EbN1 genome:
GCCGTCGCGGCGATAAGGAAACGGGCCGCCACGCTCGATCAGCTGCAGCGTCGCAATCGCCTCGGGCGGCAAGCCGTGCACTCCGGCGGCGGGCGGCGTATCGCGCGTGCACGCGGGCAGGGCCACCAGCGTGGCGGCGAGGAACAGTGCGAATCGGAGTGCAAGTCGGCGCATCGGGTCTTCCGTACGTGGCTTCTTCCGGCCTGATGCCGATGTTGTTGAGCAGCGCGCGCAACGGGCCGCGTGGAGGTCGCCGGGAACGGTTCGTGCCGGAGCTTACGGCATCCTGGGCGTGATTTTTAGGCCCTTTCGCCGCTGTCGTTCGTCACGGCACAAAAAAGGGCAGATGGTGTCCCACCTGCCCCGTGTCGCTAGCGGTGTTCGGCGAGGCTCAGGCCTTCGCCACTTCGACCTGGGTTTCGATTTTCTGCCGCAGGCGGATGTGCAGTTCGCGCAGTTGCTTGTCGTCGACTTCGCCCGGCGCGTCGGTCAAAAGGCACTGGGCGCGCTGCGTCTTCGGGAACGCGATGACGTCGCGGATCGACTCGGCGCCGGTCATCAGCGTCACGACCCGGTCGAGACCGAACGCAAGTCCGCCGTGCGGCGGTGCACCGTACTTGAGCGCGTCGAGCAGGAAGCCGAACTTGAGCTGCGCTTCCTCGTCGCCGATGTTGAGCGCGCGGAACACCTTGCTCTGCATGTCGGCGCGGTGAATACGCACCGATCCGCCGCCGATCTCCCAGCCGTTGAGCGCGAGGTCGTAGGCTTTCGCGAGGCATTCGCCGGGAGCCGATTCGAGCAGCTCGACGTGCTCGTCCTTGGGGGCGGTGAACGGGTGGTGGCACGCGACCCAGCGCTTGCTCTCGTCGTCGTATTCGAACATCGGGAAATCGACGACCCACACCGGCGTCCAGGCGGCACCGCTGACGTAGCCTTTCTCGTGGCCGAGCTTCGTGCGCAGCGCGCCGAGCGCGTCGTTGACGACTTTGGTCTTGTCCGCGCCGAAGAAGATCAGGTCCCCGCTCTCGGCGCCGGTGCGCTCGAGGATCGTGCGCAGCGCCTCTTCGTGCAGGTTCTTGACGATCGGCGACTGCAGGCCTTCGTCGTTCGGCTTCGTGACGTCATTGACCTTGATGTACGCAAGGCCCCGCGCGCCGTAGATGCCGACGAACTTGGTGTATTCGTCGATCTCGCCGCGGGTCAGCGAGGCACCGCCCGGCACGCGCAGCGCCGCAACGCGTCCGCCGCTCGTCGCCGGGCCGCTGAACACCTTGAACGCGACATCCTGCACCGCGTCGGTGACGTCGGTCAGCTCGAGGGTGACGCGCAGGTCCGGCTTGTCGGAGCCGTAGCGGCGCATCGCTTCGGCGTGGGTCATGCGCGGGAACGGATTCGGCAGCTCGACTGCGAGGGCTTCCCTGAACACGTAGCGGATCATGTCTTCCATGATCGCGGTGATCTCGGCCTCGTCGAGGAACGAGGTCTCGATATCGACCTGCGTGAACTCCGGCTGGCGGTCGGCGCGCAGGTCCTCGTCGCGGAAGCACTTGGTGATCTGGTAGTAGCGATCGAAGCCGGCGACCATCAGCAGTTGCTTGAAGAGCTGCGGCGATTGCGGCAGCGCGAAGAACTGGCCGGGATGCACGCGCGACGGCACGAGATAGTCGCGCGCGCCTTCCGGCGTGCTCTTGGTCAGCATCGGCGTCTCGACGTCGATGAAGCCCTGCGCGTCGAGGAAACGGCGGAACGCCATCGCGACCTTGTAGCGCAGCATCAGGTTCTTCTGCATCTGCGGGCGGCGCAGGTCGATGACGCGGTGTGTCAGGCGGACGTTCTCGGACAGGTTGTCGTCGTCGAGCTGGAACGGTGGCGTCGCCGAGGCGTTCAGAACCTCAAGGGTGTGACAGAGGACTTCGATTTCACCGGACACGAGGTTCGGATTCTCCGTTCCGGCCGGGCGGCGGCGGACCTTGCCGGTCAGCTCGATGACGAACTCGTTGCGGATCGATTCGGCGGTGTGGAAAGTCTCGGCACGATCGGGATCGCACACCACCTGCACCAGGCCTTCGCGATCGCGCAGGTCGATGAAGATGACGCCGCCGTGGTCGCGGCGGCGATGCACCCAGCCGCACAGCGTGACGGTCTGGTCAAGGTCGGCGGCGGTGACTTGGCCGCAGTAATGGGTTCGCATGGGTTCGGTTCCGGAAACGAAGCGCGGCCCGTGGGGCCGCGGGGTTACTCACTGAGCAGGGCAGGACGGGGGCGTGCGCTGCGCACGGCTGGCGCAACCACCCCCATCGAAATGATGTACTTGAGGGCTTCATCGACGCTCATGTCGAGTTCGATGACGTCTTCCTTCGGCATCATCAGAAAGAAACCGGAGGTGGGATTCGGCGTCGTCGGCACATAGACGCT
Coding sequences within it:
- the aspS gene encoding aspartate--tRNA ligase; translation: MRTHYCGQVTAADLDQTVTLCGWVHRRRDHGGVIFIDLRDREGLVQVVCDPDRAETFHTAESIRNEFVIELTGKVRRRPAGTENPNLVSGEIEVLCHTLEVLNASATPPFQLDDDNLSENVRLTHRVIDLRRPQMQKNLMLRYKVAMAFRRFLDAQGFIDVETPMLTKSTPEGARDYLVPSRVHPGQFFALPQSPQLFKQLLMVAGFDRYYQITKCFRDEDLRADRQPEFTQVDIETSFLDEAEITAIMEDMIRYVFREALAVELPNPFPRMTHAEAMRRYGSDKPDLRVTLELTDVTDAVQDVAFKVFSGPATSGGRVAALRVPGGASLTRGEIDEYTKFVGIYGARGLAYIKVNDVTKPNDEGLQSPIVKNLHEEALRTILERTGAESGDLIFFGADKTKVVNDALGALRTKLGHEKGYVSGAAWTPVWVVDFPMFEYDDESKRWVACHHPFTAPKDEHVELLESAPGECLAKAYDLALNGWEIGGGSVRIHRADMQSKVFRALNIGDEEAQLKFGFLLDALKYGAPPHGGLAFGLDRVVTLMTGAESIRDVIAFPKTQRAQCLLTDAPGEVDDKQLRELHIRLRQKIETQVEVAKA